One stretch of Gambusia affinis linkage group LG05, SWU_Gaff_1.0, whole genome shotgun sequence DNA includes these proteins:
- the kif13a gene encoding kinesin-like protein KIF13A isoform X2, with protein sequence MSDTKVKVAVRVRPMNRREIELNTKCVVDMEDNQTILQPPPSNAKGENRKQSKVFAFDHCFWSMDESNVLKYAGQEVVFKCLGEGILENAFQGYNACIFAYGQTGSGKSFSMMGNGEQPGLIPRLCCSLFERVHKEENEAHTFKVEVSYMEIYNEKVRDLLDPKGSRQSLKVREHKVLGPYVDGLSQLAVTNFEDIEVLMSEGNKSRTVAATNMNEESSRSHAVFSIIVTQTLYDLQSGNSGEKVSKMSLVDLAGSERVSKTGAAGERLKEGSNINKSLTTLGCVISALADQSAGKGKAKFVPYRDSVLTWLLKDNLGGNSKTAMIATVSPAADNYEETLSTLRYADRAKRIVNHAVVNEDPNARIIRELREEVEKLRVQLSQAESMKAPELKEKLQESEKLIQEMTVTWEEKLRKTEEIATERQRQLESMGISLETSGIKVGEDKCFLVNLNADPALNELLVYYLKEHTRVGADTSQDIQLFGIGIQPEHCALDVCPDGDVTLMPIGNARTCVNGTVVDSLVHLWHGDRILWGNNHFFRINLPKRKRRDRLKELERASPRESFVEADVETASEASSEQDYSYEFAQMEVIMKTLGNNDPMQNVVQVLEKQYLEEKRTALEEQRLMYERELESLRQQLSPEKTQQYHRHSSERLAYPTHTPHGKLRLWSEERDELFRQSLSRLREQVVKANTLVREANFLAEEMNKLTDYQVTLQIPAANLSANRKRGAIVSEPAIQVRRKGKGTQVWTIEKLENKLVDMRDHYRDWKEGKEEQHNKSNKKNCDSFYEGQENHNLIGVANIFLECLFHDVKLQYAVPIISQQGEVAGRLHVELMRVSGSLPERLSGGDDSSENSSESSCYEVMDTNGEIVHMARRLTCKVRIKEATGLPLNLSNFVFCQYTFWEHSEPTVAPPMVSPDTPSPRSPDSQFTVQFDNCKEHVVHVTDEFLEFLSDGALAIEVWGHRCAGNGRAPWELDVLEAKTQTLRDRWNEVSRRIELWISIQELNEQGEYTSVELQPSKDVSTGGIFQLRQGHSRRLQVCVKPVQNSGTLPLLVEAVLSVSIGCVSARSTKLQRPLDSYQKEAEDDMDSYQEEDLNCVRERWSDALIKRREYLDEQIKKIINKHEKSEEDVEREARLVEQWVGLTEERNAVLVPAAGSGIPGAPADWIPPAGMEAHIPVLFLDLNADNLTVNEQLTGPHSAGVNSILPKEHGSQFFYLPIIRHSNEEVLAVCSWDSSIHDSVHLNRVTSPNERIYLIIKATVQLSHPASMELVLRKRIAVNIYNKQSFTQSLKRRMSLKNMLYSCGVIYEIVSNIPKASEEPEERETLALMAARGDSEETQDGDTYIEKYTRGVLEVENILSLERLRQAVTVKEALAAKGRHLRRSASTPNSSCSKIDLTEDEDGRTHQELCDHADSSNCNPQDVFLCTTPTKNNQNSGSGPESSTFFSASPFKALSPQPPKFLKSLLPVKEENKAKKALEARPLLGMTSMRSLVDSPALLPSPCSWRRPRAGSEGHCKPSTPTSTVTSRQLSRTQSLTAHDSEDEDTDVSLNLNRGPLDQSSYQSYVPEDFANFEIYNATLENQDGFRSDSKGSRCGGGSGHRDMSRSPTASSCTSGYFSHSESNATLSDVPFSTSESSDHLSCPSRESHDPAGRISPQTKSVAVGGNLEQPPTACGACEQLIHPPSSPVSIPNCTNKQHSVPLPHNCILSTSQEFTDFKGADDSVGEGDLAHFTEKWGQDGLEISTNHLKEPEHVKTHDNDNQLSSDADNVIFRSPNVANLASIAVSSANTKVPSTSLNAPITAPGRGLTLTSSSKGPSTSLPPPASASEIKPLPTARSSGPAQRAGGEPPIQEPAQGDLPHGSPCPSPNPSSAEPSGDSSGDESTPVAQLPDWMAPGEQVWVGKRRGTVYYVGGVEFAKGIWIGVKLDVAMGKHNGTVQGRVYFRCPPGHGVFVKPSRLTRGPPSMETEPQTFIK encoded by the exons GAGCCGCCAGTCCCTCAAAGTCAGGGAACACAAAGTTCTGGGTCCATATGTGGATGGCCTCTCGCAACTTGCTGTTACCAACTTTGAG GATATTGAAGTGTTAATGTCTGAAGGAAACAAGTCACGCACAGTCGCAGCAACCAACATGAACGAGGAGAGCAGTCGATCACACGCCGTCTTCAGCATAATCGTCACGCAAACACTCTATGATCTGCAGTCCGGA AATTCAGGGGAAAAAGTGAGCAAAATGAGTCTGGTTGACCTGGCAGGAAGTGAGCGTGTATCCAAAACTGGAGCTGCCGGGGAGCGACTCAAAGAAGGCAGCAATATAAACAA gtCTCTTACTACATTGGGGTGTGTGATTTCTGCTTTGGCCGATCAGTCTGCGGGGAAAGGGAAGGCCAAGTTTGTGCCTTACAGAGACTCTGTTCTCACCTGGCTGCTGAAG GATAACCTTGGTGGGAACAGTAAGACAGCCATGATTGCCACAGTGAGTCCAGCTGCTGATAACTACGAGGAGACGTTGTCCACGTTGCGTTATGCCGACAGGGCCAAAAGGATTGTCAACCATGCTGTGGTGAACGAAGATCCCAACGCTCGCATCATCAGggagctcagggaggaggtggagaagctTCGTGTTCAGTTGTCTCAGGCAGAG TCCATGAAGGCACCTgagctgaaggagaaactgCAGGAATCCGAGAAACTCATTCAGGAGATGACAGTCACCTGGGAAGAGAAGCTCAGGAAGACTGAGGAGATTGCTACT GAGCGACAGAGGCAACTGGAGAGCATGGGTATCTCTTTGGAGACCTCGGGAATCAAAGTGGGAGAAGACAAGTGTTTCCTGGTCAATCTGAATGCTGATCCTGCCTTGAACGAGCTGCTGGTTTATTATCTGAAG GAGCACACCCGCGTGGGTGCAGACACCTCTCAGGACATCCAGCTCTTTGGCATCGGGATCCAGCCGGAGCACTGCGCCCTGGATGTCTGCCCCGATGGTGATGTCACCTTGATGCCCATCGGCAACGCCAG gaCCTGTGTGAATGGCACAGTGGTTGACTCCTTGGTGCACCTATGGCATGGAGATCGTATCTTATGGGGAAACAACCACTTCTTCAG AATCAATTTGCCGAAACGGAAGCGGCGGGACCGTTTGAAGGAGCTGGAGAGAGCTTCACCTAGAGAGAGCTTTGTGGAGGCAGATGTGGAAACAGCCAGCGAGGCTTCCTCCGAGCAGGACTACAGCTATGAGTTTGCCCAGATGGAAGTCATAATGAAGACTCTTGGAAACAATG ACCCAATGCAGAATGTGGTCCAGGTGCTGGAGAAGCAGTACCTGGAGGAGAAGCGCACTGCTCTCGAGGAGCAAAGGCTCATGTATGAACGGGAACTGGAGTCGCTACGGCAACAGCTGTCTCCGGAGAAGACACAGCAGTACCACCGACACAGCAGCGAGCGCCTCGCCTACCCGACACACACTCCCCACGGCAAGCTGAGACTGTGGTCAGAGGAACG GGATGAGCTTTTCCGCCAGAGTCTGTCCCGACTCAGGGAGCAGGTCGTCAAGGCAAACACTTTGGTGCGAGAAGCCAACTTTTTGGCTGAGGAAATGAACAAACTCACTGACTACCAGGTCACCCTTCAGATTCCTGCTGCCAACCTCAGTGCCAACCGCAAG CGTGGAGCAATCGTGAGCGAGCCAGCCATTCAGGTACGTAGGAAAGGAAAGGGAACCCAGGTGTGGACCATTGAAAAGCTGGAGAACAAACTGGTTGACATGAGAGACCATTACAGAGACTGGAAAGAAGGCAAAGAAGAacag cataacaaatcaaacaaaaagaattgTGATTCTTTCTACGAGGGTCAGGAGAACCACAACCTGATCGGCGTGGCCAATATTTTTCTAGAGTGCCTTTTCCACGATGTCAAATTACAATATGCTGTCCCAATCATCAGCCAGCAGGGAGAg GTAGCAGGCAGGTTGCACGTGGAGCTCATGCGAGTGAGCGGATCGTTACCGGAGCGCCTCTCCGGGGGAGATGACTCTTCGGAGAACTCCAGTGAAAGCAGCTGCTATGAGGTCATGGATACAAACGGGGAGATTGTGCACATGGCCAGAAGGCTCACCTGTAAG GTGAGGATCAAGGAGGCCACGGGTCTGCCGCTCAACCTGTCCAACTTTGTCTTCTGTCAGTACACCTTCTGGGAGCACAGCGAGCCCACCGTGGCTCCTCCCATGGTCAGCCCAGACACTCCCTCCCCTCGAAGCCCAGATTCTCAGTTTACAGTCCAGTTTGATAACTGCAAA GAGCATGTTGTGCATGTGACAGATGAGTTTTTGGAGTTTCTATCAGATGGGGCTTTGGCTATCGAAGTGTGGGGCCACCGCTGTGCCGGGAACGGCCGTGCGCCCTGGGAGTTAGATGTTCTTGAGGCCAAGACCCAGACGCTCCGAGACAG GTGGAACGAAGTGTCTCGCAGGATCGAGCTGTGGATCTCCATCCAGGAGCTGAATGAGCAGGGGGAGTACACGTCTGTGGAGCTGCAACCTTCAAAGGATGTCAGCACAGGAGGCATCTTCCAACTCAGACAG GGCCATTCCAGGAGGCTCCAGGTGTGTGTGAAGCCGGTACAGAACTCGGGCACACTGCCTCTGCTGGTGGAGGCTGTGCTGTCTGTGTCGATCGGCTGCGTGTCGGCTCGCTCCACTAAACTGCAAAGACCGCTGGACAGCTACCAG AAAGAGGCGGAAGACGATATGGATAGTTATCAG GAGGAAGACCTGAACTGCGTGAGAGAGCGCTGGTCAGACGCCCTCATCAAACGCCGGGAGTATCTTGATGAGCAAATCAAGAAAATCATCAACAAACACG aaaagTCAGAGGAGGACGTGGAGAGGGAAGCCCGGCTGGTGGAGCAGTGGGTCGGCCTGACTGAGGAGAGGAACGCCGTGCTGGTGCCTGCAGCTGGCAGCGGCATCCCCGGAGCTCCTGCAGATtg GATCCCACCTGCAGGGATGGAGGCTCACATTCCTGTCCTATTTCTGGATTTAAATG CGGATAATCTGACAGTGAATGAGCAGCTGACGGGACCACACAGTGCTGGAGTTAACTCTATCCTGCCCAAAGAGCATGGCAGCCAGTTTTTCTACCTTCCGATCATCAGACACAGCAATGAGGAG GTGCTGGCTGTGTGTTCCTGGGACTCTTCGATCCACGACTCTGTCCACCTCAACCGGGTCACGTCGCCCAACGAGCGCATCTACCTGATCATTAAAGCCACTGTGCAGCTCAGCCACCCGGCCTCCATGGAGCTGGTCCTCCGCAAGAGGATCGCTGTCAATATCTACAACAAGCAG AGTTTCACTCAGAGTCTCAAGAGGAGGATGTCTCTAAAGAACATGCTGTACTCCTGCGGTGTGATCTATGAGATTGTTTCCAACATACCAAAG GCATCAGAGGAGCCAGAGGAGAGAGAAACCTTAGCCCTTATGGCTGCTCGAGGCGACAGTGAAGAAACTCAGGACGGCGACACATACATAGAGAAATACACCAGAGGGGTTCTGGAAGTGGAGAACATTTTGAGCTTAGAGAGACTAAGACAG GCTGTGACGGTAAAGGAAGCGCTTGCAGCGAAAGGGAGACATTTGCGAAGGAGTGCAAGCACACCAAAT TCTTCGTGCAGTAAAATTGACCTGACTGAGGATGAAGATGGCAGGACTCATCAG GAGCTCTGTGATCATGCGGACAGCTCCAATTGCAACCCTCAAGATGTTTTCCTTTGCACCACACCCACTAAAAACAATCAGAACTCAG GATCGGGTCCTGAGAGTTCCACCTTTTTCAGCGCCAGCCCCTTCAAAGCTCTTTCCCCTCAGCCACCCAAATTCCTCAAGTCTTTGCTTCCTGTCAAAGAGGAGAACAAGGCAAAGAAAGCACTGGAGGCTCGGCCGCTGCTGGGAATGACG AGCATGCGCTCACTTGTGGACAGCCCTGCACTGCTCCCCTCTCCCTGCTCCTGGCGCCGACCCAGGGCAGGCAGCGAGGGCCACTGCAAGCCTTCCACCCCCACCTCCACTGTCACCAGCAGGCAGCTCAGCCGCACACAGTCACTCACTGCT CACGACTCTGAGGACGAGGACACAGATGTTTCTCTGAATCTAAATCGGGGCCCACTGGACCAAAGCAGCTACCAGAGTTACGTCCCAGAGGATTTTGCAAACTTTGAGATATACAACGCCACTTTGGAGAACCAGGACGGGTTTCGCTCTGACTCGAAGGGAAGCCGGTGTGGAGGTGGGAGTGGGCACAGGGACATGTCCCGAAGCCCCACAGCCAGCAGCTGCACCAGCGGCTACTTTTCCCACAGTGAATCCAATGCCACTCTGTCCGACGTGCCTTTCAGCACCAGTGAAAGCTCCGACCACCTGAGCTGTCCCTCCAGAGAGTCCCACGACCCTGCTGGGCGAATCTCTCCACAGACCAAAAGTGTTGCGGTAGGGGGCAACCTGGAGCAGCCTCCTACAGCGTGTGGTGCTTGTGAACAGCTCATCCATCCACCCTCTTCACCTGTCAGTATTCCTAACTGCACAAATAAGCAGCACAGTGTCCCACTGCCTCATAATTGTATTCTCAGCACCAGCCAGGAGTTCACTGACTTTAAAGGGGCTGATGACAGTGTTGGAGAAGGGGATTTGGCTCATTTTACTGAGAAATGGGGACAGGATGGTTTGGAAATTTCTACAAACCACCTGAAGGAGCCAGAACATGTAAAAACACATGACAATGACAATCAGCTGTCATCCGACGCTGACAATGTAATATTCAGATCTCCTAATGTCGCAAACCTTGCTAGCATAGCTGTGTCTAGCGCCAACACAAAAGTACCTAGCACTTCATTAAACGCCCCAATCACTGCACCCGGTAGAGGCCTGACCCTGACCTCATCCTCCAAAGGTCCCTCCACATCACTCCCACCTCCAGCGTCAGCGTCTGAAATCAAACCTTTACCAACAGCACGATCCTCTGGCCCAGCTCAAAGAGCGGGAGGAGAGCCTCCTATCCAGGAACCAGCCCAGGGAGATCTGCCTCACGGGAGCCCCTGCCCCAGTCCGAACCCCAGCAGCGCCGAGCCCTCCGGAGACTCCAGCGGGGATGAGAGCACCCCTGTAGCTCAGCTTCCTGACTGGATGGCACCTGGGGAGCAGGTGTGGGTAGGGAAGAGAAGAGGAACAGTCTACTATGTAGGAGGTGTGGAGTTCGCAAAGGGGATCTGGATTGGTGTCAAGCTGGATGTGGCAATGG GTAAGCACAACGGGACTGTCCAAGGCAGAGTGTACTTCCGCTGTCCCCCAGGCCACGGTGTGTTTGTAAAACCGTCTCGGCTCACCAGAGGGCCTCCCTCCATGGAAACAGAACCCCAGACTTTCATCAAATAG
- the kif13a gene encoding kinesin-like protein KIF13A isoform X3, translating into MSDTKVKVAVRVRPMNRREIELNTKCVVDMEDNQTILQPPPSNAKGENRKQSKVFAFDHCFWSMDESNVLKYAGQEVVFKCLGEGILENAFQGYNACIFAYGQTGSGKSFSMMGNGEQPGLIPRLCCSLFERVHKEENEAHTFKVEVSYMEIYNEKVRDLLDPKGSRQSLKVREHKVLGPYVDGLSQLAVTNFEDIEVLMSEGNKSRTVAATNMNEESSRSHAVFSIIVTQTLYDLQSGNSGEKVSKMSLVDLAGSERVSKTGAAGERLKEGSNINKSLTTLGCVISALADQSAGKGKAKFVPYRDSVLTWLLKDNLGGNSKTAMIATVSPAADNYEETLSTLRYADRAKRIVNHAVVNEDPNARIIRELREEVEKLRVQLSQAESMKAPELKEKLQESEKLIQEMTVTWEEKLRKTEEIATERQRQLESMGISLETSGIKVGEDKCFLVNLNADPALNELLVYYLKEHTRVGADTSQDIQLFGIGIQPEHCALDVCPDGDVTLMPIGNARTCVNGTVVDSLVHLWHGDRILWGNNHFFRINLPKRKRRDRLKELERASPRESFVEADVETASEASSEQDYSYEFAQMEVIMKTLGNNDPMQNVVQVLEKQYLEEKRTALEEQRLMYERELESLRQQLSPEKTQQYHRHSSERLAYPTHTPHGKLRLWSEERDELFRQSLSRLREQVVKANTLVREANFLAEEMNKLTDYQVTLQIPAANLSANRKRGAIVSEPAIQVRRKGKGTQVWTIEKLENKLVDMRDHYRDWKEGKEEQHNKSNKKNCDSFYEGQENHNLIGVANIFLECLFHDVKLQYAVPIISQQGEVAGRLHVELMRVSGSLPERLSGGDDSSENSSESSCYEVMDTNGEIVHMARRLTCKVRIKEATGLPLNLSNFVFCQYTFWEHSEPTVAPPMVSPDTPSPRSPDSQFTVQFDNCKEHVVHVTDEFLEFLSDGALAIEVWGHRCAGNGRAPWELDVLEAKTQTLRDRWNEVSRRIELWISIQELNEQGEYTSVELQPSKDVSTGGIFQLRQGHSRRLQVCVKPVQNSGTLPLLVEAVLSVSIGCVSARSTKLQRPLDSYQEEDLNCVRERWSDALIKRREYLDEQIKKIINKHEKSEEDVEREARLVEQWVGLTEERNAVLVPAAGSGIPGAPADWIPPAGMEAHIPVLFLDLNADNLTVNEQLTGPHSAGVNSILPKEHGSQFFYLPIIRHSNEEVLAVCSWDSSIHDSVHLNRVTSPNERIYLIIKATVQLSHPASMELVLRKRIAVNIYNKQSFTQSLKRRMSLKNMLYSCGVIYEIVSNIPKASEEPEERETLALMAARGDSEETQDGDTYIEKYTRGVLEVENILSLERLRQAVTVKEALAAKGRHLRRSASTPNVQHSSCSKIDLTEDEDGRTHQELCDHADSSNCNPQDVFLCTTPTKNNQNSGSGPESSTFFSASPFKALSPQPPKFLKSLLPVKEENKAKKALEARPLLGMTSMRSLVDSPALLPSPCSWRRPRAGSEGHCKPSTPTSTVTSRQLSRTQSLTAHDSEDEDTDVSLNLNRGPLDQSSYQSYVPEDFANFEIYNATLENQDGFRSDSKGSRCGGGSGHRDMSRSPTASSCTSGYFSHSESNATLSDVPFSTSESSDHLSCPSRESHDPAGRISPQTKSVAVGGNLEQPPTACGACEQLIHPPSSPVSIPNCTNKQHSVPLPHNCILSTSQEFTDFKGADDSVGEGDLAHFTEKWGQDGLEISTNHLKEPEHVKTHDNDNQLSSDADNVIFRSPNVANLASIAVSSANTKVPSTSLNAPITAPGRGLTLTSSSKGPSTSLPPPASASEIKPLPTARSSGPAQRAGGEPPIQEPAQGDLPHGSPCPSPNPSSAEPSGDSSGDESTPVAQLPDWMAPGEQVWVGKRRGTVYYVGGVEFAKGIWIGVKLDVAMGKHNGTVQGRVYFRCPPGHGVFVKPSRLTRGPPSMETEPQTFIK; encoded by the exons GAGCCGCCAGTCCCTCAAAGTCAGGGAACACAAAGTTCTGGGTCCATATGTGGATGGCCTCTCGCAACTTGCTGTTACCAACTTTGAG GATATTGAAGTGTTAATGTCTGAAGGAAACAAGTCACGCACAGTCGCAGCAACCAACATGAACGAGGAGAGCAGTCGATCACACGCCGTCTTCAGCATAATCGTCACGCAAACACTCTATGATCTGCAGTCCGGA AATTCAGGGGAAAAAGTGAGCAAAATGAGTCTGGTTGACCTGGCAGGAAGTGAGCGTGTATCCAAAACTGGAGCTGCCGGGGAGCGACTCAAAGAAGGCAGCAATATAAACAA gtCTCTTACTACATTGGGGTGTGTGATTTCTGCTTTGGCCGATCAGTCTGCGGGGAAAGGGAAGGCCAAGTTTGTGCCTTACAGAGACTCTGTTCTCACCTGGCTGCTGAAG GATAACCTTGGTGGGAACAGTAAGACAGCCATGATTGCCACAGTGAGTCCAGCTGCTGATAACTACGAGGAGACGTTGTCCACGTTGCGTTATGCCGACAGGGCCAAAAGGATTGTCAACCATGCTGTGGTGAACGAAGATCCCAACGCTCGCATCATCAGggagctcagggaggaggtggagaagctTCGTGTTCAGTTGTCTCAGGCAGAG TCCATGAAGGCACCTgagctgaaggagaaactgCAGGAATCCGAGAAACTCATTCAGGAGATGACAGTCACCTGGGAAGAGAAGCTCAGGAAGACTGAGGAGATTGCTACT GAGCGACAGAGGCAACTGGAGAGCATGGGTATCTCTTTGGAGACCTCGGGAATCAAAGTGGGAGAAGACAAGTGTTTCCTGGTCAATCTGAATGCTGATCCTGCCTTGAACGAGCTGCTGGTTTATTATCTGAAG GAGCACACCCGCGTGGGTGCAGACACCTCTCAGGACATCCAGCTCTTTGGCATCGGGATCCAGCCGGAGCACTGCGCCCTGGATGTCTGCCCCGATGGTGATGTCACCTTGATGCCCATCGGCAACGCCAG gaCCTGTGTGAATGGCACAGTGGTTGACTCCTTGGTGCACCTATGGCATGGAGATCGTATCTTATGGGGAAACAACCACTTCTTCAG AATCAATTTGCCGAAACGGAAGCGGCGGGACCGTTTGAAGGAGCTGGAGAGAGCTTCACCTAGAGAGAGCTTTGTGGAGGCAGATGTGGAAACAGCCAGCGAGGCTTCCTCCGAGCAGGACTACAGCTATGAGTTTGCCCAGATGGAAGTCATAATGAAGACTCTTGGAAACAATG ACCCAATGCAGAATGTGGTCCAGGTGCTGGAGAAGCAGTACCTGGAGGAGAAGCGCACTGCTCTCGAGGAGCAAAGGCTCATGTATGAACGGGAACTGGAGTCGCTACGGCAACAGCTGTCTCCGGAGAAGACACAGCAGTACCACCGACACAGCAGCGAGCGCCTCGCCTACCCGACACACACTCCCCACGGCAAGCTGAGACTGTGGTCAGAGGAACG GGATGAGCTTTTCCGCCAGAGTCTGTCCCGACTCAGGGAGCAGGTCGTCAAGGCAAACACTTTGGTGCGAGAAGCCAACTTTTTGGCTGAGGAAATGAACAAACTCACTGACTACCAGGTCACCCTTCAGATTCCTGCTGCCAACCTCAGTGCCAACCGCAAG CGTGGAGCAATCGTGAGCGAGCCAGCCATTCAGGTACGTAGGAAAGGAAAGGGAACCCAGGTGTGGACCATTGAAAAGCTGGAGAACAAACTGGTTGACATGAGAGACCATTACAGAGACTGGAAAGAAGGCAAAGAAGAacag cataacaaatcaaacaaaaagaattgTGATTCTTTCTACGAGGGTCAGGAGAACCACAACCTGATCGGCGTGGCCAATATTTTTCTAGAGTGCCTTTTCCACGATGTCAAATTACAATATGCTGTCCCAATCATCAGCCAGCAGGGAGAg GTAGCAGGCAGGTTGCACGTGGAGCTCATGCGAGTGAGCGGATCGTTACCGGAGCGCCTCTCCGGGGGAGATGACTCTTCGGAGAACTCCAGTGAAAGCAGCTGCTATGAGGTCATGGATACAAACGGGGAGATTGTGCACATGGCCAGAAGGCTCACCTGTAAG GTGAGGATCAAGGAGGCCACGGGTCTGCCGCTCAACCTGTCCAACTTTGTCTTCTGTCAGTACACCTTCTGGGAGCACAGCGAGCCCACCGTGGCTCCTCCCATGGTCAGCCCAGACACTCCCTCCCCTCGAAGCCCAGATTCTCAGTTTACAGTCCAGTTTGATAACTGCAAA GAGCATGTTGTGCATGTGACAGATGAGTTTTTGGAGTTTCTATCAGATGGGGCTTTGGCTATCGAAGTGTGGGGCCACCGCTGTGCCGGGAACGGCCGTGCGCCCTGGGAGTTAGATGTTCTTGAGGCCAAGACCCAGACGCTCCGAGACAG GTGGAACGAAGTGTCTCGCAGGATCGAGCTGTGGATCTCCATCCAGGAGCTGAATGAGCAGGGGGAGTACACGTCTGTGGAGCTGCAACCTTCAAAGGATGTCAGCACAGGAGGCATCTTCCAACTCAGACAG GGCCATTCCAGGAGGCTCCAGGTGTGTGTGAAGCCGGTACAGAACTCGGGCACACTGCCTCTGCTGGTGGAGGCTGTGCTGTCTGTGTCGATCGGCTGCGTGTCGGCTCGCTCCACTAAACTGCAAAGACCGCTGGACAGCTACCAG GAGGAAGACCTGAACTGCGTGAGAGAGCGCTGGTCAGACGCCCTCATCAAACGCCGGGAGTATCTTGATGAGCAAATCAAGAAAATCATCAACAAACACG aaaagTCAGAGGAGGACGTGGAGAGGGAAGCCCGGCTGGTGGAGCAGTGGGTCGGCCTGACTGAGGAGAGGAACGCCGTGCTGGTGCCTGCAGCTGGCAGCGGCATCCCCGGAGCTCCTGCAGATtg GATCCCACCTGCAGGGATGGAGGCTCACATTCCTGTCCTATTTCTGGATTTAAATG CGGATAATCTGACAGTGAATGAGCAGCTGACGGGACCACACAGTGCTGGAGTTAACTCTATCCTGCCCAAAGAGCATGGCAGCCAGTTTTTCTACCTTCCGATCATCAGACACAGCAATGAGGAG GTGCTGGCTGTGTGTTCCTGGGACTCTTCGATCCACGACTCTGTCCACCTCAACCGGGTCACGTCGCCCAACGAGCGCATCTACCTGATCATTAAAGCCACTGTGCAGCTCAGCCACCCGGCCTCCATGGAGCTGGTCCTCCGCAAGAGGATCGCTGTCAATATCTACAACAAGCAG AGTTTCACTCAGAGTCTCAAGAGGAGGATGTCTCTAAAGAACATGCTGTACTCCTGCGGTGTGATCTATGAGATTGTTTCCAACATACCAAAG GCATCAGAGGAGCCAGAGGAGAGAGAAACCTTAGCCCTTATGGCTGCTCGAGGCGACAGTGAAGAAACTCAGGACGGCGACACATACATAGAGAAATACACCAGAGGGGTTCTGGAAGTGGAGAACATTTTGAGCTTAGAGAGACTAAGACAG GCTGTGACGGTAAAGGAAGCGCTTGCAGCGAAAGGGAGACATTTGCGAAGGAGTGCAAGCACACCAAATGTACAGCAT TCTTCGTGCAGTAAAATTGACCTGACTGAGGATGAAGATGGCAGGACTCATCAG GAGCTCTGTGATCATGCGGACAGCTCCAATTGCAACCCTCAAGATGTTTTCCTTTGCACCACACCCACTAAAAACAATCAGAACTCAG GATCGGGTCCTGAGAGTTCCACCTTTTTCAGCGCCAGCCCCTTCAAAGCTCTTTCCCCTCAGCCACCCAAATTCCTCAAGTCTTTGCTTCCTGTCAAAGAGGAGAACAAGGCAAAGAAAGCACTGGAGGCTCGGCCGCTGCTGGGAATGACG AGCATGCGCTCACTTGTGGACAGCCCTGCACTGCTCCCCTCTCCCTGCTCCTGGCGCCGACCCAGGGCAGGCAGCGAGGGCCACTGCAAGCCTTCCACCCCCACCTCCACTGTCACCAGCAGGCAGCTCAGCCGCACACAGTCACTCACTGCT CACGACTCTGAGGACGAGGACACAGATGTTTCTCTGAATCTAAATCGGGGCCCACTGGACCAAAGCAGCTACCAGAGTTACGTCCCAGAGGATTTTGCAAACTTTGAGATATACAACGCCACTTTGGAGAACCAGGACGGGTTTCGCTCTGACTCGAAGGGAAGCCGGTGTGGAGGTGGGAGTGGGCACAGGGACATGTCCCGAAGCCCCACAGCCAGCAGCTGCACCAGCGGCTACTTTTCCCACAGTGAATCCAATGCCACTCTGTCCGACGTGCCTTTCAGCACCAGTGAAAGCTCCGACCACCTGAGCTGTCCCTCCAGAGAGTCCCACGACCCTGCTGGGCGAATCTCTCCACAGACCAAAAGTGTTGCGGTAGGGGGCAACCTGGAGCAGCCTCCTACAGCGTGTGGTGCTTGTGAACAGCTCATCCATCCACCCTCTTCACCTGTCAGTATTCCTAACTGCACAAATAAGCAGCACAGTGTCCCACTGCCTCATAATTGTATTCTCAGCACCAGCCAGGAGTTCACTGACTTTAAAGGGGCTGATGACAGTGTTGGAGAAGGGGATTTGGCTCATTTTACTGAGAAATGGGGACAGGATGGTTTGGAAATTTCTACAAACCACCTGAAGGAGCCAGAACATGTAAAAACACATGACAATGACAATCAGCTGTCATCCGACGCTGACAATGTAATATTCAGATCTCCTAATGTCGCAAACCTTGCTAGCATAGCTGTGTCTAGCGCCAACACAAAAGTACCTAGCACTTCATTAAACGCCCCAATCACTGCACCCGGTAGAGGCCTGACCCTGACCTCATCCTCCAAAGGTCCCTCCACATCACTCCCACCTCCAGCGTCAGCGTCTGAAATCAAACCTTTACCAACAGCACGATCCTCTGGCCCAGCTCAAAGAGCGGGAGGAGAGCCTCCTATCCAGGAACCAGCCCAGGGAGATCTGCCTCACGGGAGCCCCTGCCCCAGTCCGAACCCCAGCAGCGCCGAGCCCTCCGGAGACTCCAGCGGGGATGAGAGCACCCCTGTAGCTCAGCTTCCTGACTGGATGGCACCTGGGGAGCAGGTGTGGGTAGGGAAGAGAAGAGGAACAGTCTACTATGTAGGAGGTGTGGAGTTCGCAAAGGGGATCTGGATTGGTGTCAAGCTGGATGTGGCAATGG GTAAGCACAACGGGACTGTCCAAGGCAGAGTGTACTTCCGCTGTCCCCCAGGCCACGGTGTGTTTGTAAAACCGTCTCGGCTCACCAGAGGGCCTCCCTCCATGGAAACAGAACCCCAGACTTTCATCAAATAG